In Spirosoma aureum, a single genomic region encodes these proteins:
- a CDS encoding nucleotide sugar dehydrogenase, which yields MFNVLKQKEKQIAVIGLGYVGLPIALEFARQFRVIGFDINEDRVAMMQRGEDPSHEISSDAFSHADITFTANPDDLKSANFFVVAVPTPVDDYKVPDLKPLQRASELVGRALKPGDYVIYESTVYPGCTEDDCVPVLEKNSGLKLGKGFKVGYSPERINPGDKHHTLTTILKVVSGNDAEALREIAAVYGAIIQAGVYQAPSIKVAEAAKVIENVQRDLNISLMNELSIIFDKMGIDTHEVLKAAGTKWNFLPFTPGLVGGHCIGIDPYYLLYKARQLGYDPQVINSGRRINDGMPAYIATKLLQMLLQRGKNPRQTKVLVMGLTFKENVSDIRNSKVADLVRELMKYAINVHLVDPHASPNEVAQEYRMTLMDTPSNQYDGIIVAVGHDEYRSLDVSYFKSLMNGAPILMDLKGLFKIAKGDGIEYWRM from the coding sequence TTGTTCAACGTACTTAAACAGAAGGAAAAGCAAATTGCAGTGATCGGTTTAGGGTATGTTGGCCTCCCGATTGCACTTGAATTTGCCAGGCAGTTTCGTGTTATCGGCTTCGACATCAATGAAGATCGTGTTGCGATGATGCAGCGCGGAGAAGATCCTTCGCACGAGATTTCATCGGATGCTTTTTCCCACGCAGACATTACCTTCACCGCCAACCCTGATGATTTGAAATCGGCAAACTTCTTCGTTGTAGCGGTTCCAACACCCGTTGACGATTATAAAGTGCCTGATCTGAAACCACTCCAACGGGCTTCTGAACTAGTTGGTCGGGCATTAAAACCAGGCGATTATGTCATCTATGAATCTACGGTTTATCCGGGATGTACGGAAGATGACTGCGTTCCCGTACTGGAAAAAAACTCCGGCCTAAAGCTGGGGAAGGGCTTCAAAGTCGGTTACTCGCCCGAACGCATCAATCCTGGTGACAAGCACCACACACTGACGACTATCCTGAAAGTTGTATCGGGTAACGATGCCGAAGCATTACGTGAGATTGCGGCTGTTTATGGCGCTATCATTCAGGCCGGAGTTTATCAGGCTCCCTCTATTAAAGTGGCCGAAGCCGCTAAAGTGATCGAAAATGTACAGCGCGATCTCAATATCTCGCTGATGAATGAATTATCGATCATTTTTGATAAAATGGGAATAGATACACATGAGGTACTGAAAGCTGCTGGTACAAAATGGAATTTTCTGCCCTTTACACCCGGGCTGGTGGGCGGTCATTGTATTGGTATTGACCCTTATTATCTGCTCTATAAGGCACGGCAACTGGGATATGATCCACAGGTGATTAATTCGGGGCGTCGCATCAACGATGGGATGCCTGCCTATATCGCTACCAAGTTGCTTCAAATGCTGCTTCAACGGGGAAAGAATCCTCGTCAGACGAAGGTGCTGGTGATGGGGCTGACCTTCAAAGAAAACGTGTCAGATATCCGTAACTCGAAGGTGGCCGATTTGGTGCGCGAATTGATGAAGTACGCGATCAATGTGCACCTGGTCGATCCGCATGCGTCGCCAAATGAAGTTGCTCAGGAATATCGAATGACATTGATGGATACTCCATCAAACCAATATGATGGAATAATTGTGGCAGTAGGCCACGATGAATACAGATCGCTCGATGTGTCATACTTCAAATCGCTCATGAACGGGGCACCGATTCTGATGGATCTGAAAGGCTTATTCAAAATAGCAAAAGGGGATGGAATCGAGTATTGGCGGATGTAA
- a CDS encoding glycosyltransferase, with amino-acid sequence MITALLILWLVMVSIQLIYILFVFSRTALSKSNDPDESASFSELQGVTIIVCARNELENLVELLPLLNDQNYPAFEVLVMDDRSTDGTIEFLEQAAIDLSRVRSIRIDKEYEHVTPKKYALTIALKKALYSTVLITDADCRPVSTDWLAGMVAPLADEAKKIVLGFSPYDYQPGLLNLLIRFETLFTAVQYFSLALAGRPYMGVGRNLAYRTQLFFANRGFYTHMNVVGGDDDLFINEVATGQNTAVCLNPATFMWSKPKETWAEWRLQKRRHLNVGNYYKPGNKLRLGLLTGSHVLAWIIGLFIGLIVLWCVSRSSTFTANEWLLLLVSTGAFAFRILAFWGIVGRISYRLAHTVHWGLVPLMDLVLAIYFAIAGVKTLITRRRKRIYWR; translated from the coding sequence GTGATCACTGCGTTGCTGATACTCTGGCTAGTCATGGTCAGTATTCAGCTTATTTATATTCTCTTTGTCTTTTCCCGCACAGCACTCAGCAAAAGCAATGACCCTGATGAGTCGGCAAGCTTTTCAGAACTTCAGGGAGTCACAATTATCGTTTGTGCCCGAAACGAACTGGAAAATCTAGTTGAACTATTACCCCTGTTAAACGACCAGAACTACCCGGCATTTGAAGTTCTGGTAATGGATGATCGCTCAACGGACGGCACTATCGAATTTCTGGAACAGGCGGCTATTGACCTGAGCCGAGTGCGGTCTATACGCATTGATAAGGAGTACGAACACGTAACGCCCAAAAAATATGCCCTCACCATTGCATTGAAAAAAGCCCTCTACTCTACTGTGCTTATAACCGATGCCGACTGCCGTCCTGTTTCAACAGACTGGCTGGCGGGTATGGTGGCTCCGCTGGCAGACGAAGCGAAAAAGATTGTCCTGGGCTTTTCACCTTACGATTATCAGCCAGGATTGTTAAATCTGCTCATTCGATTCGAAACCCTCTTTACCGCCGTACAATACTTCTCGTTAGCGCTGGCCGGCCGACCTTATATGGGAGTAGGTCGTAATCTGGCCTATCGCACACAACTGTTCTTTGCTAACCGGGGGTTCTACACGCACATGAATGTGGTTGGTGGCGACGATGACCTCTTCATCAATGAAGTAGCAACTGGTCAAAACACCGCCGTTTGCCTGAACCCGGCCACGTTTATGTGGTCGAAGCCAAAAGAGACATGGGCTGAATGGCGGCTCCAAAAACGCAGGCATCTCAACGTAGGCAACTATTATAAACCGGGTAATAAACTTCGGCTTGGTTTACTGACAGGTTCGCATGTATTGGCCTGGATTATTGGCTTATTTATAGGCCTGATCGTTTTATGGTGTGTAAGCCGCTCTTCAACGTTTACAGCCAATGAATGGCTACTTTTGCTAGTCAGTACAGGCGCATTTGCGTTTCGGATATTGGCATTCTGGGGTATCGTCGGACGTATTAGTTACCGGCTGGCCCACACAGTGCATTGGGGTCTTGTGCCCTTGATGGACCTGGTATTGGCGATTTATTTTGCCATTGCGGGCGTAAAAACGCTAATTACACGGCGTAGAAAACGAATTTACTGGCGATAA
- a CDS encoding PH domain-containing protein — protein MAEKFHSSSFKDPINRDEVEFSDKGVTFRVRKLIGGTDNFVFYSDISGVEIDNGLFFATVRVIPRARPEIVIKNFTKGDARRIKDLILQNVPSNRPDTFGGPAQGGYPTR, from the coding sequence ATGGCAGAAAAATTTCACAGCAGCAGTTTTAAAGATCCCATCAACCGCGACGAGGTTGAATTTAGCGATAAAGGGGTAACATTTCGTGTGCGTAAATTGATAGGCGGCACTGACAATTTTGTCTTCTATTCTGATATCTCAGGGGTAGAGATTGATAATGGCTTGTTCTTCGCGACAGTTCGGGTTATTCCCCGTGCCCGTCCCGAGATTGTCATTAAGAATTTCACAAAGGGAGACGCCCGGCGAATCAAGGATCTGATCTTGCAGAATGTTCCCAGTAATCGTCCTGACACATTCGGTGGCCCGGCACAGGGAGGTTATCCAACGCGCTAA
- a CDS encoding GumC domain-containing protein translates to MVTQAPESAKQKTGNWPDLSLENSIRIAWQGRLRLVISTMLFVTLGVFIALVTTPEFVSDARIMPEMNSGTGGIFKRLASVAGFAGMDLSDAEGVDAVRPDLYPNVLQSTPFVLYLLDQVVVQTNGERTTVANLLMPPGDWSFINWLQRDQEDSVAPFKQMAGKPVKLTRRQEKLVEEIGKRVNAKLDTRSGIITITAKMPDASGAATVAQLSMDYLTQYVTSYRTEKARQDLQFYTQRLTEARQRYQMAQYSVFHYNDQHKYYVVQAATMEKQRMEAELAIAQTVYTELSRQFEQAKLKVQEQTPVFKVLEPAKIPLIRVSPKRSILVLGYAIAGFLLGIVYLITQRINLLHRLKAIVRD, encoded by the coding sequence ATGGTAACGCAAGCGCCTGAAAGTGCGAAACAGAAAACTGGTAACTGGCCTGATCTATCGCTCGAAAATAGTATTCGCATTGCCTGGCAAGGACGGCTTCGTCTGGTAATCAGTACAATGCTGTTCGTGACATTGGGCGTATTTATTGCGTTAGTAACGACTCCGGAGTTCGTATCCGATGCCCGAATTATGCCGGAAATGAACAGCGGTACGGGTGGAATATTTAAGCGGTTAGCCTCCGTAGCCGGATTTGCAGGCATGGACTTGTCGGATGCTGAAGGTGTTGATGCTGTTCGTCCTGATTTGTATCCGAATGTACTGCAAAGCACGCCTTTTGTGCTGTATCTGCTCGATCAGGTTGTTGTCCAGACAAATGGAGAACGAACTACGGTCGCCAACCTGTTGATGCCTCCTGGCGACTGGTCGTTCATAAACTGGCTCCAGAGAGATCAGGAAGATAGCGTAGCCCCATTCAAACAGATGGCGGGCAAACCAGTAAAATTGACGAGAAGGCAGGAGAAATTAGTAGAAGAAATTGGTAAACGGGTGAATGCAAAACTGGATACACGCTCTGGCATAATCACCATAACCGCTAAAATGCCCGATGCCAGTGGGGCAGCTACAGTAGCGCAATTATCGATGGATTACCTGACGCAGTATGTGACCAGTTATCGCACCGAAAAAGCCAGGCAAGACTTGCAATTCTATACGCAGCGATTGACTGAAGCTCGTCAACGTTACCAAATGGCACAGTATTCCGTTTTTCACTATAACGATCAACACAAATACTACGTTGTACAGGCGGCAACTATGGAAAAACAGCGTATGGAAGCTGAATTAGCTATTGCCCAGACAGTTTACACCGAATTATCCCGGCAGTTTGAGCAGGCAAAGCTCAAAGTTCAGGAGCAAACACCCGTTTTTAAGGTGCTTGAACCGGCTAAGATACCTCTCATACGCGTATCACCAAAGCGATCTATCCTGGTTTTAGGCTATGCTATTGCCGGATTCCTGTTGGGGATTGTTTATCTGATTACGCAACGAATTAACCTGCTTCACAGGTTGAAAGCAATCGTCAGGGACTGA
- a CDS encoding NAD(P)H-binding protein produces the protein MKNVIILGANGTIAKQVIDLLAKKEDINLTLFLRNARRLGSRDISRYRVIEGNVLEYDQLKKAISGQDVVYVNLAGDLEAMAKNIVKAMKEEGVKKAIFISSIGIYDMPLRPVLEPYRKGADVFEASDLDYTILRPTWFISANEVDYETTRKGEPEKGSVISQKSLATLIVDIIDHPERYVRENLGVNKPNS, from the coding sequence ATGAAAAACGTAATTATTCTGGGTGCTAATGGTACGATCGCGAAACAGGTAATTGATCTGTTAGCAAAAAAGGAGGATATCAACCTCACATTGTTTCTACGGAATGCCCGCCGTTTAGGGAGCAGGGATATTTCCCGCTACCGCGTCATTGAAGGCAATGTTCTGGAATATGATCAGCTAAAAAAGGCCATTTCCGGTCAGGATGTCGTGTATGTGAATCTGGCCGGCGATCTGGAAGCAATGGCTAAAAACATCGTAAAGGCCATGAAGGAAGAAGGGGTCAAAAAAGCCATCTTCATCAGCTCGATTGGTATTTATGATATGCCCTTAAGACCCGTTTTGGAACCTTACCGCAAAGGAGCCGATGTGTTTGAAGCCTCAGACCTTGACTATACGATTTTACGCCCAACCTGGTTTATCAGTGCGAATGAAGTAGATTACGAAACCACCCGTAAAGGCGAACCTGAGAAAGGTTCGGTCATTTCCCAAAAAAGCCTCGCAACACTGATCGTCGATATTATTGATCATCCTGAAAGGTATGTTCGTGAAAACCTGGGAGTAAACAAACCCAATTCGTAA
- a CDS encoding SLBB domain-containing protein — MLGICFSLLRSRKALFLIGFYITLNGSAQQVENLTDGQIQQFVQQAQSTGMSEIQIEQMARSRGFTSADIDKMRQRISQLTDEMPKSTTISTGHSPAETNVIREQPALPVSVPVLVESPVFGASLFTNSSLTFEPNLRIPTPRNYQLGPEDELIVDVYGNAQQTYRPKVSPEGSIRIENLSPIYVNGLTVDQAEQRIVGRLRTLYQGLNSAGSGIGAQVTLGSIRSIKVTLLGQVVRPGTYTLSSLATVFNALYACGGPSPDRGSFRTIRVYRGNRLVRTLDVYDFLLRADQKDNIRLLDQDIVFIDHVSTRIELSGEVKQPGIYETRPDETFRTILNFAGGYTDRAYTASMSVRRNTSTEQQLLTIAGSEIGSFLPKPGDHYTIGSILNRVENKVTITGAVFRPGAFSLENNTTLQQLIKSAEGLREDAFLNLAVIRRLRPNLDPEVISVDLGKVLRGEQPDMVLHREDVIQINSISELRQERTVSIKGAVNKGGTFQFADSMTVANLIVLSGGFSEGAISSRMEIARRVKNDTAGLPTGQNIRIIALEIDQNLRLSPADAKLILMPFDQVFVRTSPRYEVQKGATINGEIRYPGPYAIRTSADRITDLIERAGGLKPEAYLLAARLTRRGEIISINMRTILENHADLGNLLLDDGDSLTIPRRVELVRIRGEVLNPATVEYDPAKSFRDYIAEAGNFTKKALRRKTYVMDANGKIRPTKSFLGIHQFPKPERGMEIIVPSEPEREQGKTSPAERVATLSVIASAAAVVLSALRIFMN; from the coding sequence GTGCTGGGTATTTGTTTTAGTCTCTTACGATCTCGTAAAGCCCTATTTTTAATTGGATTTTATATAACGCTCAATGGATCAGCGCAACAGGTAGAAAATCTAACCGACGGACAGATACAGCAGTTTGTCCAACAGGCGCAAAGCACGGGTATGTCGGAAATACAAATCGAGCAAATGGCACGAAGTCGGGGCTTTACGTCAGCTGATATCGATAAAATGCGTCAGCGTATTAGTCAGCTAACGGACGAAATGCCTAAATCAACGACAATTTCTACCGGACATAGTCCTGCCGAAACAAATGTAATTCGTGAACAACCTGCACTTCCCGTGTCCGTTCCGGTTTTAGTTGAATCGCCCGTTTTTGGGGCATCCTTATTTACAAATTCCAGCCTGACGTTTGAGCCAAATTTGCGCATTCCAACACCCCGCAATTATCAGCTTGGCCCTGAAGATGAGCTTATTGTTGATGTATATGGCAATGCGCAACAAACCTACCGTCCTAAGGTAAGCCCCGAAGGAAGTATTCGCATTGAAAACCTGAGCCCTATCTACGTGAATGGGCTGACTGTTGATCAGGCAGAACAGCGAATCGTTGGGCGGCTCCGGACACTTTATCAGGGCTTAAACTCGGCTGGAAGTGGTATTGGGGCTCAGGTTACGCTTGGTAGTATCCGGAGTATCAAAGTAACACTGCTGGGGCAAGTTGTGCGGCCCGGAACATACACATTGTCATCACTGGCAACGGTTTTCAATGCCCTTTACGCCTGTGGAGGGCCTTCGCCCGACCGGGGTTCGTTTCGGACTATTCGGGTCTACCGTGGCAACCGGCTCGTGCGTACCCTCGATGTATATGATTTTCTACTCAGAGCTGACCAGAAGGATAATATTCGACTGCTCGATCAGGATATTGTATTCATTGATCACGTCAGCACCCGAATCGAACTGTCAGGAGAAGTGAAACAGCCTGGCATTTATGAAACCAGGCCAGACGAAACGTTCCGAACCATTCTGAATTTTGCCGGAGGGTATACAGATCGAGCGTATACGGCCTCTATGAGTGTGCGCCGAAATACATCAACTGAGCAGCAACTACTGACGATCGCCGGGAGTGAAATTGGTAGTTTTCTGCCGAAACCGGGCGATCACTACACGATTGGCTCGATTCTAAACCGGGTTGAAAATAAAGTAACGATTACTGGTGCCGTTTTTCGACCAGGGGCGTTTTCGCTGGAAAATAACACGACGCTGCAACAACTTATAAAGAGCGCGGAAGGACTGCGCGAGGATGCTTTTCTGAACCTTGCCGTTATTCGTAGGCTTCGCCCTAACCTCGACCCGGAAGTGATTTCAGTTGATTTGGGGAAAGTGTTACGGGGCGAACAGCCTGATATGGTGCTCCATCGAGAAGACGTTATACAGATTAATTCTATCAGTGAGCTTCGCCAGGAACGAACCGTTTCGATTAAGGGGGCCGTAAATAAAGGGGGAACGTTCCAGTTTGCCGATAGCATGACTGTTGCCAATTTGATTGTTCTGTCGGGTGGTTTTTCAGAAGGTGCTATTTCATCACGCATGGAAATTGCCCGACGTGTCAAAAATGATACGGCCGGATTACCGACCGGGCAGAATATTCGCATCATTGCGCTTGAGATTGACCAGAATCTACGGCTTAGTCCGGCTGATGCCAAACTCATATTAATGCCTTTCGATCAGGTGTTTGTCCGAACATCGCCCCGCTATGAAGTGCAGAAAGGAGCTACCATAAATGGGGAGATACGCTATCCCGGACCTTACGCAATTCGTACCTCTGCCGATCGAATTACGGACCTGATTGAACGTGCTGGTGGCCTAAAGCCTGAGGCCTACTTATTGGCAGCCCGTTTGACACGTAGGGGGGAGATTATATCCATTAATATGCGGACAATCCTTGAAAATCATGCTGATCTGGGGAATCTCTTACTCGACGATGGCGATTCATTAACGATTCCGCGTCGGGTCGAATTGGTTCGAATTCGTGGCGAAGTGCTGAATCCGGCTACTGTAGAATATGATCCGGCAAAATCGTTTCGAGATTACATTGCTGAAGCGGGTAATTTCACGAAAAAGGCCTTACGTCGGAAAACCTATGTAATGGATGCTAACGGCAAAATAAGACCGACTAAATCATTTCTGGGCATTCATCAATTTCCAAAGCCGGAGCGCGGCATGGAAATCATAGTGCCATCCGAACCTGAAAGGGAACAGGGCAAAACGTCACCAGCTGAACGGGTAGCGACACTCAGTGTAATTGCTTCAGCGGCAGCGGTCGTATTGTCAGCCTTACGCATCTTCATGAACTAA
- the rsmG gene encoding 16S rRNA (guanine(527)-N(7))-methyltransferase RsmG produces the protein MNIDLLLKYFPGLTAQQKERFEALDGLYRDWNAKINVVSRQDIDALYEKHILHSLGIAKIVQFKPGTEILDVGTGGGFPGIPLAILFPLVDFHLVDSIGKKIKVVQEISTALELSNVKAEQTRVEQLTTTYDFVVSRAVTRLKPFLGWVRYKIHKSGNNDRPNGVLYLKGGDLAEELAEVPDRYRVYDLSDYFDEPFFETKKVIYIPKK, from the coding sequence ATGAATATAGACCTTTTATTGAAGTATTTTCCTGGTTTAACGGCCCAACAGAAAGAACGCTTTGAGGCTCTGGATGGCCTTTACCGTGACTGGAATGCCAAAATTAACGTAGTTTCCAGGCAAGACATTGATGCGCTCTATGAAAAGCATATCCTGCACTCACTCGGAATTGCCAAAATCGTGCAATTCAAACCAGGAACCGAGATTTTAGATGTTGGAACCGGTGGTGGCTTTCCGGGAATACCGCTAGCCATTTTGTTCCCGCTCGTCGATTTCCATTTAGTAGATAGCATTGGCAAAAAAATAAAAGTGGTACAGGAGATATCGACTGCCTTAGAGCTATCGAACGTCAAAGCCGAACAAACCCGCGTTGAACAATTAACCACAACGTACGACTTTGTGGTAAGCCGGGCCGTAACACGGCTAAAACCATTTCTGGGTTGGGTGCGCTACAAAATTCATAAGTCGGGCAACAACGACCGCCCCAATGGTGTTTTGTACCTGAAAGGGGGTGATCTAGCAGAAGAGCTTGCGGAAGTACCTGATCGTTACCGGGTTTACGACCTCTCGGATTATTTTGATGAGCCGTTTTTTGAAACTAAAAAAGTAATATACATCCCTAAAAAATAA
- a CDS encoding aldo/keto reductase, translating into MQKRKLGNSGLEVSALGLGCMGMSFGYGPAKDTKEMISLIHAAVEQGVTFFDTAEVYGPFTNEQLVGEALEPFKGNVVIATKFGFNFQDGKQVGLNSRPENIRAVAEASMKRLRVDVIDLFYQHRVDPNVPIEDVAGTVKDLIQEGKVKYFGLSEAGAQTIRRAHAVQPVSALQSEYSLWTRQHEKEIIPAIEELGIGLVAYSPLGKGFLAGKIDESTKFSEGDIRNVLPRYTEEARMANKALLDLLCKFAERRQATPAQIALAWVLAQKPWIVPIPGTTKLNRLTENNGVAAIQLTAQELQEIEDASAQIDVVGSRYTEQMEKSTGL; encoded by the coding sequence ATGCAAAAGCGCAAACTGGGAAATAGCGGTCTGGAGGTATCTGCCCTTGGTTTGGGCTGTATGGGTATGAGCTTTGGCTATGGCCCCGCTAAAGACACTAAAGAAATGATTTCACTGATTCATGCCGCTGTGGAACAAGGCGTTACCTTCTTCGATACGGCTGAAGTCTATGGTCCGTTCACAAACGAACAACTGGTCGGCGAGGCCCTTGAGCCGTTCAAAGGCAACGTAGTGATTGCTACGAAATTCGGCTTTAATTTCCAGGATGGGAAACAGGTTGGATTGAATAGCCGTCCAGAAAATATCAGAGCAGTAGCCGAAGCGTCGATGAAGCGGCTCAGAGTAGACGTGATTGACTTGTTCTACCAACACCGGGTTGACCCGAATGTACCAATCGAGGACGTAGCGGGAACCGTGAAGGACCTAATTCAGGAAGGGAAAGTGAAATACTTCGGCCTATCGGAAGCGGGCGCGCAAACCATCCGTCGGGCGCATGCCGTACAGCCGGTTAGCGCTCTGCAAAGCGAATACTCGCTCTGGACCCGCCAGCATGAAAAGGAGATCATTCCAGCGATCGAGGAATTAGGCATCGGTTTGGTGGCGTATAGCCCGCTTGGAAAGGGCTTTCTGGCCGGTAAAATTGATGAAAGCACCAAATTTTCCGAAGGCGATATTCGTAATGTTCTGCCGAGATATACCGAAGAAGCCCGTATGGCTAATAAAGCCCTGCTGGATTTGCTGTGCAAGTTTGCTGAACGCCGACAGGCTACACCCGCTCAAATTGCCTTAGCCTGGGTGTTGGCGCAGAAACCCTGGATCGTTCCCATTCCGGGCACCACGAAGCTGAACCGCCTGACGGAAAACAACGGAGTCGCTGCGATTCAGCTAACGGCGCAGGAACTTCAGGAGATTGAGGATGCCTCTGCTCAGATTGATGTTGTCGGGTCTCGATACACCGAACAAATGGAGAAATCGACAGGACTGTAA
- a CDS encoding NAD(P)-dependent alcohol dehydrogenase, whose protein sequence is MIAAKSYAAQTKDTPLAPWNLDRRDVGPQDVQFDITHCGVCHSDLHQIRDEWGGGIFPMVPGHEIVGRVVAVGSQVTKFKIGDLAGTGCMVDSCRVCANCQHGLEQYCTNGNTLTYNSLEQDKKTPTYGGYSNTIVVHEDFVLHIAETLDLAATAPLLCAGITTYSPLRHWKVGKGHKLAVLGLGGLGHMGIKFGVAFGAEVTVLSTSPKKEADARKLGAHNFIVTSDPAQLESVTGYFDFILDTVSAEHDYNQYLALLKTDGVHICVGAPPTPFALLAFSLIPGRKSIAGSSIGGIAETQEMLDFCAQNNIVSDIELINIKDIHPAYDRMLKGDVRYRFVIDMASL, encoded by the coding sequence ATGATAGCTGCAAAAAGCTATGCCGCTCAAACTAAAGATACCCCATTGGCCCCCTGGAATTTGGACCGACGCGACGTTGGTCCACAGGATGTTCAATTCGATATTACGCATTGTGGCGTTTGTCATTCTGATCTTCACCAGATACGGGATGAGTGGGGCGGAGGTATTTTTCCGATGGTTCCCGGACATGAGATTGTAGGCAGGGTAGTTGCAGTCGGTAGCCAGGTGACTAAATTTAAAATTGGTGATTTGGCTGGTACTGGCTGCATGGTCGATTCATGCCGCGTCTGCGCTAATTGCCAACACGGATTGGAGCAATATTGCACCAACGGTAATACGCTCACGTATAACAGCCTGGAGCAGGATAAGAAAACGCCTACCTATGGAGGCTACTCGAATACCATTGTGGTACATGAAGATTTCGTTCTCCACATTGCTGAAACCCTGGATCTGGCGGCTACGGCTCCACTGCTTTGTGCGGGTATCACGACTTACTCTCCCCTTCGACACTGGAAGGTAGGCAAAGGGCATAAACTGGCCGTTCTGGGCTTGGGTGGCCTTGGGCACATGGGTATAAAATTCGGCGTGGCATTCGGTGCGGAGGTGACCGTTCTGAGTACCTCACCCAAAAAAGAAGCGGATGCCCGAAAGCTGGGTGCTCACAATTTTATCGTCACCAGCGACCCAGCCCAACTGGAATCTGTAACGGGTTATTTCGATTTTATTCTGGATACTGTTTCAGCTGAGCACGATTATAATCAGTATCTCGCCCTTCTGAAAACCGACGGTGTACACATTTGTGTCGGCGCTCCTCCAACTCCGTTTGCCCTGTTGGCATTCAGCCTGATCCCTGGCCGAAAAAGCATCGCAGGATCGAGTATTGGTGGTATTGCAGAAACACAGGAAATGCTGGATTTCTGCGCTCAAAACAATATCGTATCCGACATTGAACTGATTAACATAAAAGACATACACCCGGCTTACGACCGTATGCTGAAAGGAGATGTCCGATACCGGTTTGTGATCGACATGGCATCGCTGTAA
- the tgt gene encoding tRNA guanosine(34) transglycosylase Tgt — MTFSITAHDPQSKARTGTLTTDHGPIQTPIFMPVGTAGTVKAVHQRELETDINAEIILGNTYHLYLRPGLEVVGQAGGLHAFNGWRRPILTDSGGYQVYSLSNTRKIKEEGVTFKSHIDGSKHIFTPEGVMDIQRTIGADIMMAFDECTPYPCEYTYARQSMEMTHRWLDRCIDRFDTTEGHYGYRQTLFPIVQGSTYSDLRKQSAEVIASKEREGNAIGGLAVGEPAEEMYSTIELVNSILPIDKPRYLMGVGTPANILEAIALGVDMFDCVMPTRNARHGILFTTEGIINIKNEKWSRDFSPLDSGLGGYASTFYSKAYLRHLFKAEELLSGQIASLHNLTFYLWLVRQARAHIAAGDFLSWKNGIIARLMHRL; from the coding sequence ATGACATTTTCTATTACTGCCCACGATCCGCAGTCGAAAGCCCGTACGGGTACACTCACTACTGATCATGGACCAATTCAGACACCAATTTTTATGCCCGTTGGGACGGCCGGGACGGTGAAAGCCGTTCACCAGCGTGAACTCGAAACCGACATCAATGCCGAAATTATTCTGGGCAATACGTATCACCTTTACCTGCGGCCAGGTCTTGAGGTAGTAGGTCAGGCAGGTGGTTTACATGCGTTCAACGGCTGGCGTCGGCCAATTCTGACTGATTCGGGTGGTTATCAGGTGTATTCGCTGTCGAATACGCGAAAAATTAAGGAAGAAGGAGTTACCTTCAAATCACACATTGACGGTTCGAAACACATATTTACACCCGAGGGTGTAATGGATATTCAACGAACTATCGGAGCCGATATCATGATGGCATTCGACGAGTGTACGCCCTATCCCTGTGAATACACCTACGCCCGGCAGTCGATGGAGATGACACACCGCTGGCTTGACCGATGTATTGACCGTTTTGATACGACTGAAGGGCATTATGGCTATCGGCAAACCCTATTCCCAATCGTTCAGGGGAGTACCTATTCGGATTTGCGAAAGCAGTCGGCTGAAGTGATTGCATCAAAAGAACGCGAGGGAAATGCTATTGGTGGATTGGCGGTAGGAGAGCCCGCCGAAGAGATGTATTCAACTATTGAGCTGGTTAATAGTATCTTACCTATCGATAAGCCCCGATATTTGATGGGAGTTGGAACGCCCGCTAACATTCTGGAGGCAATTGCCTTAGGCGTCGATATGTTCGATTGCGTGATGCCGACTCGGAATGCCCGACACGGAATCTTATTCACGACTGAGGGTATTATCAATATCAAAAATGAAAAATGGAGCCGTGATTTTAGTCCACTAGACTCCGGCCTTGGGGGGTATGCCAGTACATTTTACTCTAAAGCATACCTACGACATCTTTTTAAAGCCGAAGAGTTGCTTAGTGGGCAGATAGCCAGTTTACATAATCTAACCTTCTATCTTTGGCTTGTTCGGCAGGCACGTGCGCATATTGCAGCAGGCGATTTTTTGTCCTGGAAAAACGGCATAATTGCTCGGTTAATGCATCGCCTGTAA